Proteins encoded together in one Chitinophaga sp. LS1 window:
- a CDS encoding PNGase F N-terminal domain-containing protein yields MKYLFIAASLLFAAEIHAQNALTVHYKVRYHGEEMKDAASTLFIDGKKTHVIKDTDAGAKEQQYIDYTDNITMQVLRLEGRAVTFKKKIEDYEKPELLSDTSTIAGYLCKKAKVIIRSNTVEVWYTNALNVKGTPALGVTPGLGLVLKTVRNGEMEVVATEVKKGKINPKDLNWPDATAMGTLVDQANYSREVIDSRYTTIPVFSKEQVSFGYDKPNPAADQRDVTYHYAGGTVVLKKVKLPKYEPGRQLFAELAQYSNGDAYDRTGSVFMIPVDKQRSFLNGLQNGVKDLPVYKEKYQGVVATDDYQPTMELLRFFTPFGIHHYNERSQIAGYNWADSAVFRQEITELQSRMEGDVWLGVFIGNYDKGGHIVSLRLKYFKGDDDGGLQTPDYLQPIFNTTNLMEMAGQEYGTMFDHDSLTVKVNIPEGVKNLQLRYITTGHGGWGNGDEFVPKLNEIFVDGKRVYHFVPWRTDCGTYRLLNPSSGNFSNGLSSSDLSRSNWCPGSLTPAVYIPLPDLAPGVHEFKIAIPLGKREGTAFSAWNVSGVLMGEKK; encoded by the coding sequence ATGAAATATCTCTTTATAGCTGCCAGCTTGCTGTTTGCAGCGGAAATACATGCACAGAACGCCCTGACAGTCCACTACAAGGTGCGCTATCATGGGGAAGAAATGAAAGACGCCGCCTCCACTTTATTTATTGATGGTAAAAAGACCCATGTAATAAAGGATACGGACGCTGGCGCAAAAGAACAGCAATACATCGACTATACAGACAACATAACCATGCAGGTGTTACGCCTGGAAGGCAGAGCTGTCACCTTCAAAAAGAAAATAGAAGATTACGAAAAGCCGGAGCTGTTATCCGATACTTCAACCATAGCCGGCTACCTCTGTAAAAAAGCCAAAGTTATCATCCGCTCCAATACTGTTGAAGTATGGTATACCAATGCCCTGAATGTAAAGGGGACACCGGCTTTAGGTGTTACTCCTGGATTAGGATTGGTGCTGAAGACTGTGAGAAACGGAGAAATGGAGGTCGTAGCTACCGAGGTAAAGAAGGGCAAAATCAATCCGAAAGACCTGAACTGGCCGGACGCTACCGCAATGGGTACCCTGGTAGATCAGGCTAACTACTCCCGTGAAGTGATTGACAGTCGCTATACCACCATTCCGGTATTCAGTAAGGAACAGGTTTCCTTTGGATATGACAAACCTAATCCTGCTGCGGACCAGCGCGATGTGACCTATCACTATGCTGGTGGTACCGTGGTGCTGAAAAAAGTAAAACTGCCTAAATACGAACCCGGTCGCCAGCTGTTTGCAGAACTGGCCCAGTATTCCAACGGGGATGCTTATGACCGCACCGGTTCAGTATTTATGATTCCTGTGGATAAACAGCGTTCTTTCCTGAATGGTCTGCAGAATGGTGTGAAGGACCTGCCAGTTTATAAGGAGAAATACCAGGGCGTAGTCGCTACTGACGATTACCAGCCTACCATGGAACTGCTGCGCTTCTTTACCCCTTTTGGCATTCATCATTATAATGAAAGAAGCCAGATAGCTGGTTATAACTGGGCTGATTCTGCAGTATTCCGCCAGGAGATCACAGAGCTGCAGTCAAGGATGGAAGGTGATGTCTGGTTAGGGGTTTTCATCGGTAACTATGACAAAGGTGGCCATATCGTAAGTCTGCGTCTGAAGTACTTTAAAGGTGACGATGATGGAGGATTACAGACACCAGATTATTTACAGCCGATTTTCAATACTACTAACCTGATGGAAATGGCAGGACAGGAATATGGTACAATGTTCGACCATGATTCCCTGACCGTGAAAGTAAATATTCCGGAAGGTGTAAAGAACTTACAGCTCCGTTACATCACCACTGGTCATGGCGGCTGGGGCAACGGCGATGAATTCGTGCCTAAGCTGAATGAAATATTTGTAGATGGCAAGCGGGTATATCACTTTGTGCCATGGAGAACAGATTGCGGTACTTACCGGTTGCTGAATCCATCATCCGGCAATTTCTCAAACGGGTTATCATCTTCCGACCTTAGCAGGTCCAACTGGTGCCCGGGTAGTTTGACACCGGCCGTATATATCCCGCTACCAGATCTGGCGCCTGGCGTACATGAATTTAAAATAGCGATTCCATTAGGAAAGAGAGAAGGAACCGCTTTCAGCGCGTGGAATGTATCGGGAGTATTGATGGGAGAGAAAAAATAG
- a CDS encoding L-threonylcarbamoyladenylate synthase produces the protein MLLTLHPDNPNPRHLKTIVECLKDGGVIIYPTDTVYGMGCDISQHKAIERICRIKHINPAKAQFSFICYDLSHLSDYARSVDTPTFRMLKKALPGPYTFILPASRQVPRMLKQKKDTVGIRVPDNNISRAIVKELGNPILSTSLPIEAYVEEYTDPEIIHEKFENIVDIVVDGGPGGMQFSTVIDCTGSEPEMIREGIGSFEEIV, from the coding sequence ATGCTTTTAACTTTACACCCGGACAACCCGAATCCCCGTCATTTAAAGACGATCGTGGAATGTCTGAAAGATGGAGGCGTGATTATCTATCCGACCGATACGGTTTACGGCATGGGCTGTGACATCTCACAGCACAAAGCTATAGAACGCATTTGCCGCATCAAGCATATTAATCCTGCCAAGGCCCAGTTTTCGTTTATATGTTACGATCTCAGTCATTTGTCTGACTATGCACGAAGTGTTGATACACCTACCTTTAGAATGCTGAAGAAGGCATTACCGGGACCATACACATTTATTCTGCCCGCCAGCAGGCAGGTGCCCAGAATGCTGAAGCAAAAGAAAGATACGGTTGGTATACGCGTGCCCGATAATAATATCAGCAGAGCAATCGTGAAGGAATTAGGTAATCCTATTCTGAGCACATCGTTGCCTATTGAAGCTTACGTAGAAGAATATACTGATCCGGAGATCATCCATGAAAAGTTTGAAAACATCGTGGACATTGTCGTGGATGGTGGTCCTGGTGGTATGCAGTTTTCTACAGTGATCGATTGTACAGGGTCTGAACCTGAAATGATCAGGGAAGGGATTGGCAGTTTTGAAGAAATCGTCTAA
- the pnuC gene encoding nicotinamide riboside transporter PnuC, giving the protein MNVDVFYQALIEGVRAMSWLEILAAIFGAISVVCSKQNSIWLYPTGLVSTGIYAYLLSREQFKLYAEATLNVYYFIMSVYGWYHWARKKASEPEVPIAWASGRDWVVTVAITLIGWAVFYYLLSHFSNSDVPLIDAFVSATACAGMWLLAQRKIENWILLNISNLVAVPLLFHKKLVATAVLTIFLFIVAVMGYFSWKKIWKSYTK; this is encoded by the coding sequence ATGAATGTGGATGTATTTTACCAGGCGCTGATAGAAGGAGTCAGGGCCATGAGCTGGCTGGAAATCCTGGCAGCGATTTTTGGCGCCATCAGTGTAGTATGTAGTAAGCAGAACAGCATCTGGTTATATCCAACAGGTCTGGTCAGCACGGGTATTTATGCATACCTGTTATCCAGGGAGCAGTTTAAGCTCTATGCTGAAGCGACACTGAATGTTTATTATTTCATCATGAGTGTATACGGCTGGTACCACTGGGCCAGGAAGAAAGCTTCTGAACCGGAAGTTCCTATTGCCTGGGCATCCGGAAGGGATTGGGTTGTAACCGTAGCAATTACTTTGATTGGCTGGGCAGTGTTCTATTACCTGCTGAGTCATTTCTCGAACTCAGATGTACCGTTGATAGATGCATTTGTATCAGCCACCGCCTGTGCTGGTATGTGGTTGTTGGCACAGCGGAAAATTGAAAACTGGATCTTACTGAATATATCTAACCTGGTAGCGGTCCCGTTATTATTTCATAAAAAACTAGTCGCAACTGCGGTATTGACCATCTTCCTGTTTATAGTAGCAGTGATGGGTTATTTTAGCTGGAAGAAGATATGGAAGAGCTATACAAAGTAG
- a CDS encoding ATP-binding protein, whose amino-acid sequence MEELYKVVVIGPESTGKSTLSEFLASHYETMWVPEYARQYIEELSRPYEQSDLLTIAKGQLELEAARAKLANRLLVCDTDLHVIRVWSEYKYGECDPWILAAIAERKYDLYLLTYIDIPWEDDPQREHPAPAMREHFYNVYKEIVQSSGVRWVEIRGTFEERQETAVKVINQLLGTDQF is encoded by the coding sequence ATGGAAGAGCTATACAAAGTAGTGGTTATTGGTCCGGAGAGCACCGGCAAAAGTACGCTCAGTGAGTTTCTGGCGTCGCATTACGAAACGATGTGGGTGCCTGAATATGCCCGTCAGTATATAGAAGAATTATCTCGCCCATATGAGCAGTCCGACCTGCTGACCATTGCAAAAGGGCAGCTGGAACTGGAGGCAGCAAGAGCGAAGCTGGCAAACCGCCTGCTGGTATGCGATACCGATCTGCATGTGATCAGAGTGTGGAGCGAGTATAAATATGGTGAATGCGATCCATGGATACTCGCAGCTATTGCAGAAAGAAAATACGATCTGTACCTACTCACCTATATTGATATTCCATGGGAAGATGATCCGCAAAGAGAACATCCGGCCCCGGCTATGCGTGAACACTTTTATAATGTCTACAAAGAGATTGTACAATCTTCAGGCGTACGCTGGGTGGAGATCCGCGGAACATTTGAAGAAAGGCAGGAAACGGCGGTGAAGGTGATAAATCAGTTACTTGGAACTGATCAGTTCTGA
- a CDS encoding arsenate reductase family protein, translating to MKKIYHLSTCNTCKKIIDAVKAKENGFELQDIKTEKITPAQLEEMHKLAGSYEALFSRRSQKYRPMGLHEKELTEKDYHDLILQEYSFLKRPVSIVGKEIFIGNDKKNVEGLEAAAKK from the coding sequence ATGAAAAAAATATACCATCTGTCGACCTGTAATACCTGTAAAAAGATTATAGATGCGGTAAAGGCGAAGGAGAATGGGTTTGAGTTGCAGGATATAAAGACGGAGAAGATAACACCGGCGCAGCTGGAAGAGATGCATAAACTGGCAGGAAGTTATGAGGCGTTGTTTAGCCGCAGATCACAGAAATATCGTCCTATGGGATTACATGAAAAAGAGCTGACGGAGAAAGATTATCATGATCTGATCCTGCAGGAATATTCTTTTTTGAAGAGGCCTGTGAGTATTGTGGGGAAAGAGATCTTTATCGGGAATGATAAGAAGAATGTAGAAGGGCTGGAAGCGGCTGCGAAAAAATAA
- the polA gene encoding DNA polymerase I produces MQKKLFLLDAMALIYRAYYGLIRNPRLTSAGRNTNAQFGFTSTLIDLINKEKPTHMAVAFDTHAPTERHTTFVDYKANREDAPEDLLDAIPDIKRIITGFNIPCVELDGYEADDVIGTLAWQAAEAGYTVYMVTPDKDYGQLVKENVFIYKPPYMGSKEEILGPKEVCEKWQIKDVHQVIDILGLMGDAVDNIPGIPGVGEKTAMKLLAQYDSIENVLANADKIGGKMGEKIKAGADSAILSKQLATIITDVPVTFHEEDFCIKDHNKEALSEVFIELEFKTLGKRILGDTFGASSEVTTNGKVQLDLFGNVTATSAAAITEDTPEQIVSILVAEKNINNTPHNYHLADTPEKRAELLATLLSKQEVCFDTETTGTDANAVDLVGMSFSFAAGEAWYVPVPANKAGAQAIVDEFRPLFETTHIVFIGQNLKYDMLVLKWYGVEIKAPVFDTMLAHYLIEPEGRRSMDLLSAQYLQYEPVSIETLIGKKGKNQGNMRDVEIDKIKDYAAEDADITLQLKEKFAPLLPAKNVEKVFYEVENPLVKVLTDMEFEGIAIDIPALIDYSRELDTEIRRAEESVYTQAGVRFNLASPKQLGEVLFEKLALDPKAKKTRTGQYATGEDVLAKLASKHQIVDDILVFRELSKLKSTYVDALPTMLNKRTNRIHTSYNQAVAVTGRLSSTNPNLQNIPIRTDRGREIRKAFVPRNEEFTLLSADYSQIELRIIAAISEDEAMIDAFRQGIDIHAATAAKVYGIPLEEVTSDMRRNAKSVNFGIIYGVSAFGLSENLGIPRSEAKMLIDNYFAQYQAIQHYMDKQKQFAQQNGYVETLLGRKRWLKDINSSNAVVRGYAERNAINMPIQGTAADMIKLAMISIHKTMKEQNLRSKMILQVHDELVFDVHKDEIEIIQPIILEGMRNALPLAVPVEAEIGLGRNWLEAH; encoded by the coding sequence ATGCAAAAGAAACTTTTTTTACTGGATGCCATGGCTCTCATATATCGCGCATACTATGGCCTGATCCGGAACCCTCGCCTCACCAGCGCTGGTCGTAACACCAATGCCCAGTTTGGTTTTACTTCCACGTTGATAGACCTGATCAATAAAGAAAAACCTACACACATGGCAGTGGCATTCGATACGCATGCCCCCACCGAAAGACATACCACCTTTGTCGATTACAAAGCGAATCGTGAAGACGCACCTGAAGATCTGCTTGACGCTATTCCCGATATCAAACGTATTATCACCGGTTTCAATATCCCTTGTGTTGAATTAGACGGTTATGAAGCCGATGATGTAATCGGGACCCTCGCCTGGCAGGCTGCCGAAGCGGGTTACACAGTATACATGGTGACACCGGATAAAGACTATGGCCAGCTCGTAAAAGAAAATGTATTCATTTATAAACCACCTTACATGGGCAGCAAAGAAGAAATTCTTGGCCCAAAAGAAGTGTGTGAAAAATGGCAGATCAAAGATGTGCACCAGGTTATTGATATCCTGGGGCTCATGGGTGATGCTGTCGACAACATTCCTGGTATTCCGGGGGTAGGAGAGAAGACCGCCATGAAACTTTTAGCCCAGTACGATTCCATCGAAAATGTACTGGCCAATGCAGACAAGATTGGTGGTAAAATGGGAGAAAAGATCAAAGCTGGTGCGGATAGCGCCATCCTCTCCAAACAACTCGCCACTATCATCACCGATGTTCCTGTGACCTTCCACGAAGAAGACTTCTGCATCAAAGACCATAACAAAGAAGCGCTCTCTGAAGTCTTCATTGAACTCGAATTCAAAACCCTGGGCAAACGTATTCTTGGCGATACCTTTGGCGCCAGTAGTGAAGTTACTACTAACGGTAAAGTTCAACTGGACCTATTCGGCAACGTTACCGCTACCTCCGCGGCAGCTATCACTGAAGATACCCCTGAACAGATAGTAAGTATCCTGGTTGCTGAAAAGAATATCAACAATACACCACATAACTACCACCTGGCAGACACACCTGAAAAAAGAGCCGAACTGCTGGCCACCCTGCTCTCCAAACAGGAAGTCTGCTTCGATACTGAAACGACAGGTACCGATGCAAATGCTGTAGACCTGGTAGGAATGAGCTTCTCATTTGCAGCAGGCGAAGCCTGGTATGTACCCGTACCTGCTAACAAAGCCGGGGCACAGGCCATTGTAGACGAATTCCGTCCGCTCTTCGAAACTACCCACATCGTATTCATTGGCCAGAACCTGAAATACGATATGCTGGTACTTAAGTGGTATGGTGTAGAGATCAAAGCACCTGTTTTTGATACGATGCTTGCCCACTACCTCATAGAGCCTGAAGGCCGCCGCAGCATGGATCTGCTCAGCGCTCAGTACCTGCAATACGAACCGGTTTCTATCGAAACCCTCATTGGAAAAAAAGGTAAGAATCAGGGCAACATGCGCGATGTGGAGATCGATAAGATCAAGGACTATGCAGCAGAAGATGCCGACATCACCCTGCAGCTAAAAGAAAAGTTCGCCCCACTGCTGCCTGCTAAAAACGTAGAAAAGGTATTTTACGAAGTGGAAAACCCACTCGTGAAAGTCCTCACCGATATGGAGTTCGAAGGTATCGCCATCGATATCCCGGCCCTGATCGATTACTCCCGCGAGCTGGATACTGAAATCAGAAGGGCGGAAGAAAGCGTATACACCCAGGCTGGTGTGCGTTTCAACCTCGCCTCTCCGAAACAACTGGGTGAGGTACTCTTCGAAAAACTGGCCCTTGATCCGAAAGCAAAAAAGACCCGTACCGGTCAATATGCTACAGGTGAAGACGTACTGGCAAAACTGGCCAGCAAGCACCAGATCGTAGACGACATCCTCGTATTCCGTGAGCTGAGTAAGCTGAAATCTACCTATGTAGATGCACTGCCAACCATGCTTAATAAACGCACAAACAGGATACATACTTCCTATAACCAGGCAGTAGCTGTAACCGGCCGTTTGAGCAGCACCAACCCGAACCTGCAGAATATTCCGATCAGAACTGACAGGGGCAGGGAAATCCGCAAAGCATTCGTACCCCGCAATGAAGAGTTTACCCTTCTCTCTGCGGATTACTCCCAGATAGAACTACGGATCATTGCTGCCATCAGCGAAGACGAGGCTATGATAGACGCTTTCCGCCAGGGTATAGATATCCACGCGGCTACTGCGGCCAAGGTATACGGCATTCCGCTGGAAGAGGTAACCTCTGATATGCGCCGCAATGCCAAGAGCGTAAACTTCGGTATTATTTACGGTGTGAGCGCCTTCGGTCTTTCCGAGAACCTGGGTATTCCACGTAGTGAAGCCAAAATGCTGATCGATAACTACTTCGCGCAGTACCAGGCGATCCAGCACTATATGGATAAACAGAAACAGTTTGCACAGCAGAATGGCTATGTAGAAACCCTGCTGGGCCGTAAGCGCTGGCTGAAAGACATCAACAGCTCCAACGCGGTGGTAAGAGGTTATGCAGAACGAAATGCCATCAACATGCCTATTCAGGGTACTGCTGCCGATATGATCAAGCTGGCCATGATCTCCATCCACAAAACAATGAAGGAGCAAAACCTGCGTTCAAAAATGATCCTTCAGGTACATGATGAATTGGTATTTGATGTGCATAAAGATGAGATTGAAATCATCCAGCCGATCATCCTGGAGGGTATGCGCAACGCACTGCCACTGGCGGTTCCGGTAGAAGCTGAAATAGGCCTTGGCCGCAACTGGCTGGAAGCCCACTAA
- the mtgA gene encoding monofunctional biosynthetic peptidoglycan transglycosylase translates to MKRILLVLFIAHFVYLIALKWVNPPITVTMISSWFGTWGSDTKFHKTWVNYSEISEFTKLAVLSSEDQLFPDHNGFDFKSIEKAMKHNQKSKKIHGASTISQQVAKNVFLWQGGGYFRKGLEVYFTFMIEKLWGKERILEVYLNIAQTGNAVFGVEAAAQQYYHKTAASLNREQSAMIAACLPNPVRYTVVPPARITLYRQKKILVQMRLLAGDPDISELISSK, encoded by the coding sequence TTGAAGAGGATTCTCCTGGTCTTATTTATTGCTCATTTCGTGTACCTCATTGCATTAAAATGGGTCAATCCCCCCATTACTGTTACGATGATTTCAAGTTGGTTTGGCACATGGGGTAGTGACACGAAGTTTCATAAAACATGGGTAAATTATTCAGAGATATCTGAATTCACCAAGCTGGCAGTATTGTCCAGTGAAGACCAGTTATTCCCTGACCATAATGGCTTTGACTTTAAGTCAATCGAAAAAGCCATGAAGCATAACCAGAAGAGTAAGAAGATTCATGGCGCCAGCACGATTAGCCAGCAGGTAGCGAAAAACGTATTCCTGTGGCAGGGGGGAGGCTATTTCAGAAAAGGATTGGAAGTTTATTTCACCTTCATGATTGAAAAACTCTGGGGCAAGGAACGCATTCTGGAAGTATATCTTAACATAGCTCAGACCGGCAATGCAGTATTTGGTGTAGAAGCTGCTGCTCAGCAGTATTATCATAAAACAGCGGCAAGTCTCAACAGAGAGCAATCGGCTATGATCGCCGCCTGCCTGCCCAATCCAGTAAGATATACTGTGGTACCACCTGCAAGGATCACCCTGTACAGACAAAAGAAAATTTTAGTACAAATGCGCTTACTGGCCGGTGATCCGGATATATCAGAACTGATCAGTTCCAAGTAA
- a CDS encoding aminopeptidase C — translation MKKWILGLAVCYSTTTAMAQTTNKEGSKYQFTVIKNLDAGDVENQGRTGTCWSFSGLSFFQAEALRNGKGKGVNLSEMFVVRKMYPLKAANYVRMHGKANFGEGGGFPDDLLCLREYGLVPQAVYDGNRDKVYNHAEMVSILEGMTKTIGANEGTVNPNWKKAVDGVLNAYMGDAPEKFDYQGKSYTPQSFAKELGLNADDYVLISSFTHHPYYQQFVLEVPDNWNWERVYNVPLNEFTAIAENAIQTGYTIAWASDVSEKGFNFLESLAVVPETDFSDMTADEKKKVFEEPVKEKTITPELRQKAFDNFETQDDHGMHIIGMAKDQNGKVYFRVKNSWGTTNPGSGYFYASENFFAYKTTCIMLNKKALPADIAKKLGIKQ, via the coding sequence ATGAAGAAATGGATTTTAGGCCTGGCCGTGTGTTATTCCACCACGACTGCCATGGCGCAAACCACTAACAAAGAAGGCAGCAAATACCAATTTACCGTAATCAAGAACTTAGATGCAGGTGATGTAGAAAACCAGGGTCGTACCGGTACCTGCTGGTCCTTCTCCGGTCTGTCTTTCTTTCAGGCCGAAGCTCTGCGCAATGGCAAAGGCAAAGGCGTAAACCTGAGCGAAATGTTTGTGGTGAGAAAAATGTATCCTCTTAAGGCGGCAAACTACGTGCGTATGCATGGCAAAGCTAACTTTGGTGAGGGTGGTGGATTCCCTGACGATCTGCTCTGCCTGCGCGAATACGGACTGGTACCACAGGCAGTATACGACGGCAACCGCGATAAAGTATATAACCACGCTGAAATGGTCTCTATCCTGGAAGGTATGACCAAGACCATCGGCGCTAATGAAGGTACTGTCAATCCTAACTGGAAGAAAGCCGTTGATGGCGTACTGAATGCATACATGGGCGATGCTCCTGAAAAATTTGATTACCAGGGTAAATCTTACACGCCGCAATCCTTTGCAAAAGAACTGGGTTTGAATGCAGATGATTATGTACTGATTTCATCTTTCACTCACCACCCTTATTACCAACAGTTCGTACTGGAAGTGCCGGACAACTGGAATTGGGAAAGAGTGTACAATGTACCCCTGAATGAATTTACTGCTATCGCAGAAAATGCGATCCAGACTGGTTACACCATTGCATGGGCATCTGATGTATCAGAAAAAGGTTTCAACTTCCTTGAAAGCCTGGCTGTAGTTCCGGAAACTGACTTTAGTGACATGACCGCTGACGAGAAAAAGAAAGTATTTGAAGAACCGGTAAAAGAAAAAACCATCACTCCTGAACTGCGTCAGAAAGCTTTCGACAATTTCGAAACGCAGGATGACCATGGTATGCACATCATAGGTATGGCAAAAGACCAGAATGGTAAAGTATACTTCCGTGTGAAAAATTCATGGGGTACTACCAATCCAGGTAGTGGCTACTTCTATGCTTCTGAAAATTTCTTCGCTTATAAGACGACCTGCATCATGCTGAACAAAAAAGCACTGCCTGCAGATATCGCTAAGAAACTGGGCATCAAACAATAG
- a CDS encoding methylglyoxal synthase: MPTVKTLHARKRIALIAHDHKKAELIEWALYNKTVLCRHELYATGTTGKLIEENLDVPVRKLLSGPLGGDQQIGSMIAEGKIDVVIFFWDPMEALPHDPDIKALLRLGVVWNIPMASNRTSADFLLTSPLMHQEYEVRLPDYSQYLGRKV; this comes from the coding sequence ATGCCCACTGTCAAAACCTTGCATGCACGCAAAAGAATAGCACTGATCGCACACGATCACAAGAAAGCTGAGCTCATAGAATGGGCCCTCTACAACAAAACCGTACTCTGCCGTCATGAACTTTACGCTACCGGCACCACAGGCAAGCTCATTGAAGAAAATCTCGACGTCCCTGTCAGAAAATTATTATCCGGCCCACTAGGTGGCGACCAGCAAATAGGCTCTATGATCGCCGAAGGCAAAATCGATGTCGTGATCTTTTTCTGGGATCCCATGGAAGCACTTCCACATGATCCTGATATCAAAGCCCTGCTCCGCCTTGGTGTAGTATGGAATATCCCTATGGCCAGCAATCGTACCTCTGCAGACTTCCTGCTTACATCTCCTCTCATGCACCAGGAATATGAAGTACGCTTACCTGACTATTCACAATATCTGGGTAGAAAAGTTTAG
- a CDS encoding GNAT family N-acetyltransferase: MILTSRLQILPCTLQYFEALLQGKETLGHLLDIDIPLFWTEFPEIVLISYDKLRNDPSMLGWFLYLVVHQEDKRLIGTGGFKGRPDANGVVEIGYEITTAYREQGFGTELTQALIRFAFGHSYVTRVVAHTEEEYTASVKVLQKSGMSFAGENPDTQLWRWEISRAQYELPQD, translated from the coding sequence ATGATCCTGACCTCAAGGTTGCAAATATTGCCTTGTACATTACAGTACTTCGAAGCGTTGTTACAAGGAAAAGAAACGTTGGGCCATTTGTTGGATATTGATATACCTCTATTCTGGACAGAGTTCCCTGAAATTGTACTGATATCGTACGACAAATTGCGCAACGATCCCTCGATGCTTGGCTGGTTTCTATACCTGGTGGTTCACCAGGAAGATAAACGGCTGATTGGTACCGGTGGCTTCAAAGGCCGCCCCGATGCTAACGGCGTAGTAGAAATTGGCTACGAAATCACGACTGCCTACCGCGAACAGGGGTTTGGTACAGAGCTGACACAGGCCCTGATCCGTTTCGCCTTTGGGCACTCCTATGTGACCCGGGTAGTCGCCCATACAGAGGAGGAGTATACCGCTTCTGTAAAAGTGCTCCAGAAATCAGGAATGTCCTTTGCCGGCGAAAACCCCGACACGCAATTATGGCGCTGGGAAATATCCCGTGCGCAATACGAACTCCCCCAGGACTAA
- a CDS encoding NifU family protein, translating to MIKTGNPIISIYTEMTPNPETMKFVANKLLYPGKHIDFPDEASAKPSPLAAELFSFPFIRGVFIMANFITLTKTPETDWNDIIPTIKAFLKEYLEDNRPVLNEDEIVDKPAAGNEVSADDTDVVKRIKELLENYVKPAVEMDGGAIQFKDYEDGTVKLMLQGSCSGCPSSMITLKAGIEGMMKRMIPEVKEVVAEAE from the coding sequence ATGATTAAAACAGGAAATCCCATCATCAGCATATATACGGAAATGACGCCGAATCCGGAAACCATGAAGTTTGTTGCTAACAAGCTCCTGTACCCAGGTAAGCATATCGACTTCCCGGATGAAGCAAGTGCGAAACCATCTCCACTGGCGGCCGAACTGTTCAGCTTCCCGTTCATCAGAGGTGTGTTTATTATGGCGAACTTTATCACGCTGACAAAGACTCCTGAAACTGATTGGAATGATATTATCCCTACTATAAAAGCTTTTCTGAAAGAGTATCTGGAAGATAACCGCCCTGTTTTGAACGAAGACGAAATCGTTGATAAACCAGCAGCCGGAAACGAAGTAAGTGCAGATGATACAGATGTGGTAAAGCGTATTAAAGAATTGCTTGAAAACTACGTAAAGCCTGCAGTTGAAATGGATGGCGGTGCCATTCAGTTCAAAGACTACGAAGATGGAACTGTGAAACTGATGCTGCAAGGCTCATGTTCAGGTTGCCCTTCTTCCATGATCACACTGAAAGCCGGTATCGAAGGCATGATGAAGCGTATGATCCCGGAAGTGAAGGAAGTGGTAGCTGAAGCGGAATAA